A region of the Sodalis ligni genome:
ATGGGCCGCCATCACCTCATTCATCTCGCGGTAACCCGTCAGCACATCCTGCTCTCCGCCCTCCGGACCGTACAGCAGCGGCATGGTCTGATGGCCGACCCGTTCCGCCGGCGCGCTGAACACCTTGCCGCCGGCATCGAGCATATGAAGATCGTTCCAGCGCGCCACCGGCACATACTCCACCAGGTGGATTTTCAGTTCGTCAGGCCACTGCTTGCGTACGCTGGCCTGCTTGATCCAAGGCAATCGCTCGATCTGCTGCTGGATAACGTTGACGTCCTGCGTCATAAACGTCCCCGGCGCCCCCAGGGACAAAATCGCCTGGCGAATATCGTCATTGGTGGTGTAATAACGCTGCCCGGTAACCACCAGTCGGGACAGGGGCAAACGATGCACATCCTTCATCCAGGCAACCACCATCCAGCCGCCCCAGACAATGGTGGCCAGCACCATCAGCAGAAACAGCAAACCCGCGAGCTGGCCGCCGTTGCTGCGTCTGCCGGCGTCATCTTCCGTCTCGCGGTTGCGGATGTTTATCGCTGCCTGGGACATATCAGCCCGCCAACGCCAGAATGTTCATGACCAAAGAGGAAAAATCCATTCCGCTTTGCCGTGCCGCCATCGGCACCAGGCTATGCCGGGTCATGCCCGGTGAGGTATTCACCTCCAGCAGGTATAACTCCCCGTCATCGTCGGCCATGATATCCACCCGTCCCCAGCCACCGCATCCCGCCGCCCGCCAGGCGCGGAGCGCCAGCTGCGTTAATGCCTGTTCCTGTTCGTCATCCAGCCCGCCCGGACAAAAATAACGGGTCTCGTCCGACAGATACTTCGCCTCGTAATCGTAAAACGTCGCCGACGGCTGGATACGCACCGACGGCAATACCCGGTCTCCCAGGATGGAAACGCTGAATTCCGGTCCGCTCAGCCATTTTTCCACCAGCACGCTTTCGTCATAACGGAAGGCTTCCGCCAGTGCGGCCGGTAAATCCTCCGGACGCTCAACCTTGGCCATGCCGACGCTGGAGCCTTCGTTGCTGGGCTTCACTATCACCGGCATGCCCAGCGCCCGCAGCGGTTCCGCCTCTGCCGACGGGTTTTGCCGGTAACCTTCGCGATCCAGGGCCACATAAGGCGGTACCGGCAGTCCCCTGCCCTGCCAAAGCCATTTGGTACGCAGCTTATCCATGGTTAACGCACAGGCCATCACGCCGCTGCCGGTATACGGCAGGCCGATAAACTCCAGCGCCCCCTGTAGGGTACCGTCCTCGCCGCCGCGGCCGTGCAGGGCAATAAAAACCTTATCGAAACCCCGCTCCTTCAGGCTCAGTACCGAGATATCGCGGGTATCAACCCCATGGGCGTTTATCCCGCCGGCCTGCAAGCCGGCGAGCACCGCCTGTCCCGATTGCAGCGAGACGTCGCGCTCGGCGGAAGTCCCGCCCAATAAAACCGCTACCTTCTCAGACATGAGGCCCCTCAAGCGTAGTGGCAAGGTTCGGCTGTAAATGGGTATCGGCCAGTTTGCGCGCAATTTTACCCACGGTACCGGCGCCCTGCATCAGCACCAGATCGTTGTCCTGCAAAGCCAGCGCCAGCGTATCGGGCAGCGCGTCCATATCCGCCACCATGATGGGATCGATTTTGCCGCGCCCGCGAATGGTGCGGCACAGCGAGCGGCTATCGGCGCCGGGGATGGGCGCCTCGCCCGCCGGATACACATCCAGCATAAACAGCACATCCACTCCGGACAATACGGTGGCAAAATCCTCATACAAATCTCTTGTCCGGGTATACCGATGAGGCTGGAATACCATCACCAGCCGCTTATCGGGCCAGCCGGCGCGCGCCGCCTTGATGGTAGCGTCCACTTCGGTGGGGTGATGGCCGTAATCATCCACCAGCATCACATTCCCCTGCTTGCCGTTGACATTCTCCAGCGGATAGGTGCCGAGGAAATCAAAGCGGCGGCCGGTCCCCTGGAATTGCGCCAGCGCCTGCAGGATGCTGTCGTCGTCGATGCCTTCCTCGGTAGCGACCGCAATGGCCGCAGCCGCGTTCAGCGCGTTGTGGCGGCCCGGCGCGTTCAATTCCACCGAGAGTACCGGCTTGTCTTGCCGATAGACGCTAAAGCTGCCCTGGGCCCCTTGCTGCACGTAATCGGCGATACGCACGTCCGCCGCCTCGTTAAAACCGTAGGTGGTGATATGGCGGCCTACCCGCGGCAGCAGTTCCCGGATCACCGGATCGTCCACGCACATCACCGCGCGCCCGTAAAAAGGCAAGTTATGCAAAAAGCTGATAAACGTTTGTTTTAAAATTTCGAAGTCGCCTTGGTAGGTGTCCATATGGTCGGCTTCGATATTGGTGATAATCGCCACCATCGGCTGCAGATGCAGGAACGACGCGTCGCTTTCGTCCGCCTCGGCAATCAGGTAGCGGCTGCACCCCAGGCGCGCATGCACTCCCGCCGCCTTCACCAGACCGCCGTTGACAAAGGTCGGGTCGAGTCCGGCCTGGGCATAGATACTGGCCACCATGGCGGTGGTGGTGGTTTTACCGTGCGTACCGGCGATGGCGATGCCGTGGCGAAAGCGCATCAGTTCCGCCAGCATCTCCGCGCGGCGGATCACCGGAATACGCGCCTCTTTGGCCGCCACGATCTCCGGGTTATCGGCGGCAATGGCGCTGGAGACCACCACGACGCTGGCTTCGCTGATATTTTCCGGCCGGTGGTTGAAGAATATCTTCACCCCCAGCTCGGACAATTGCTGGGTCACGGCGTTGGGGGCCAGATCCGAGCCGCTGATTTGATAACCTTCATTCGCCAGCACTTCCGCGATGCCGCCCATGCCGGCGCCGCCGATGCCGACAAAGTGAATTTGCCGCACTCGACGCATCTCGGGCACTATGGATCGCAGTTTCGCCAGTTGTTGTGTATTCACGTTTTAACCACTTAAGTATGATGTTTCTCATCGGATGGGCCCGAGGGCCCATCCGGTCTTTTATTCGTTGCCGCGCCGCGCCTGTTGTCAGGCTTTAGCCGCCGCCGCCACTACCCGCGCCACCCGCTCCGTCGCGTCCGGAATCGCTGCTTTGCGGGCGTTTTCCGCCATCGTCAGCAGCGTTGTTCGATCCCAGGCGGCGAGCAGTTCGCTCACGCTTGCCACCGAAAACTGCGGCTGTTCAATAATCTTCGCCGCGCCTGCCTGCTCCAGCGGCCGGGCATTCCAGTACTGCTGCCGGTCTTTGTGCATAAAGGGCACAAAAATCGCCGGCAGTCCGGCTGCGGCCACTTCGCTCACCGTCAATGCGCCGGAGCGGCAGACCACCACGTCGGCCCAGGCATAGGCCGCCGCCATATCGTCGATGAACTCCACCACCTTGTGGCCGGATTGTCCGGCTTCGGCATAGGCGCGGTTTACCTCCGCCAGCGCGCCCTTGCCCACCTGGTGCCACAGAGTGATCCGTTCCCCCAGCCCGGCGGCGACGCCCGGCATGGTCTGATTCAGTACCCGCGCCCCCTGGCTGCCGCCGATAACCAGCACCCGTACCGGCCCCTGCCGGCCGGCAAACCGTTCGGCGGGAGGCGCCAGCGCCAGCACGTCGGTGCGTACCGGATTGCCCACCACCTCGGCCCGGGGAAACGCGCCGGGAAAGGCCTGCAGCACTTTTTTGGCGATTTTCGACAGCCAGCGATTGGTCAGCCCGGCGATGCCGTTTTGCTCGTGCAAGACCACCGGTACGCCGCATAACCAGGCCGCCAATCCACCCGGTCCGGAAACGTAGCCGCCCATGCCCAGCACCACATCCGGCCGGTAGGCGCGCATAATGGCTCGCGCCTGCCGCACCGCGCGCCAGATCCTGAGCGGCGAAGCCAGTTGGGCGCGTAATCCCTTGCCCCGCAAACCGGAGATACGGATAAAATCGATATCGATACCGTTTTTCCGCCCCAAAACCACCTCCCATCCGATCGGGGGTACCCAGCCAGCGCCCCTGCCAGCCCCGGTCAATCAGATAAGGGGCCACCGCCAGTCCGGGAAAGACATGGCCGCCGGTTCCGCCGGCCATGACCATTAAACGTCGGGTTTTCCCGGTCATCGGGGACCCCTTGCAAACGCCTGCGCTTTGGTCAGGCGGGTTTCAAAATCAATACGCATCAACAACACTATCGCCGTAGACATCACCAATAAACTTGAACCGCCGTAGCTGATCAACGGCAGGGTTAACCCTTTGGTGGGCAACATACCGGCCGCCGCGCCGACGTTCACCAAGGTTTGAAAGCTGAACCAGATACCGATGGCGCAGGCCAGGAAACCGGAAAAGCGCTGATCGATTTCCAGGGCCTTGCGGCCGATGGACATAGCACGAAAAGCCACGAAGAATACCATCAACAGCGTTAAAACCACACCGAAATAGCCAAGCTCTTCGCCTAAAATCGAAAAGATAAAGTCGGTGTGCGCCTCCGGTAAGTACTCCAGCTTCTGCACCGAATTACCCAGGCCCTGTCCCCAGAACTCGCCGCGTCCAAACGCCATCAGCGATTGGGTCAGCTGATAGCCGCTGCCGAACGGGTCTTCCCAGGGATTCCAGAACGAGGTGACCCGACGCATACGATAGGGCTCGGCGACCACCAGCAAGACCACCGCGAAGATGCCCGAACCGATAATGGCCAGGAATTGCCACAGCTTGGCGCCGGCCAGAAACAGCATCGCCAGGGTGGTAACGAACAACACCACCACCGTCCCCAGGTCGGGCTGCGCCAGCAGCAGGACCGCCAGCACCACCATCACCCCCATGGGTTTGCAGAATCCCCAGAAATTGGAGCGCACTTCTTCCACCTTGCGCACCAGATAGCTGGCGAGGTAAAAAAACAGCGCCAGCTTGGACAGTTCGGCGGGCTGGATGCGCAACGGGCCCAGGGCTATCCAGCGCGACGCGCCGTTCACCGAGCTGCCCACCACCAGCACCACCAGCAGCAGCACCATGGTGATAAGCAGCATCGCCGAGCTGTAGCGCTGCCACACCTCCATCGGCACCCGCAGCGTCACCATCGCCAGCCCGAACGACAGCGCCAGGTAGAAGGCATCGCGCTTGGCGAAATAAAACGGGTCGTCGGACAGCCGCTGCCCAATGGGCATGGAGGCCGAGGTGACCATGACAAAACCGAGACAGGCCAGGCCCAGGGTCAGCCACAGCAGGGTGCGATCGTAAAGCACATTGGTGGGCGCCTCGACTTCGCGCACGCCCATTATCCAATCTTTCAACCCGCCGAAATGGCTCATTCCCGGTATCCGCATCAGCCGAGCTCCTTCGCCAGTCGCGTGAATTCATCGCCGCGGTGTTCGAAGCTGCGGAACTGATCGAGGCTGGCGCAGGCCGGCGACAGTAACACCATATCCCCCGGTTTGATCCGGCCGGCAATCTCCCGCATTGCCTGCTCCAGGGTCTCGGTCCGGATGGCGACATCCGGGCGCAGATCCGCCAGCGGGTCGCGGTCGCGGCCAAAGCAGTACAAGCGGATGTTTTCCCCCTGCAACAGGGGGAACAGCGGCGTGAAATCCGCGCCTTTACCGTCGCCCCCCAACAGCAAGTGCAGCGTACCGTCCACCTTCAGTCCGTTAAGCGCCGCTTCTGTGCTGCCGACATTGGTGGCCTTGGAATCATTTATCCAGCGCACGCCGTGATTTTCATAGGCCAATTGGAATCGGTGGGCCAGGCCGGAGAAACTCCTCAGCGCGGCCAGGCAGGCGTCGCGGGGAATTCCCACCGCATCCGCCAGGGCCAGGGCCGCCAGCGCATTGGTGTGGTTGTGACGGCCGGTGAGCTTCATCTCGCCGGTATCCAGTACATGCTCTCCCCTTACCTGCAGCCACCGGCCGTCCAGACGATACTCACCCGCCGCCGCGCCGAAAGCGATGCAGCGGTTGTCCCGGCCGCGCACCGGCAGCGTCAGCGGATCCTCGGCATTCACCACGCACGCCCCGGCGTTTTCATAAATCCGCAATTTGGCCGCCCGATATTGCTGCATGCCCAGGGGATAACGATTCATATGGTCTTCGGTGACGTTGAGAATTGTGGCGGCGGCGGCCCGCAGGCTGGAGGTGGTTTCCAACTGAAAACTGGACAATTCCAGCACGTAGAGCTCCTGGGGCTGGTTAAGCAGCATTAACGCCGGCCAGCCTATATTGCCGCCCACCCCCACCTGCCGGCCGGCCTGCTTGGCCATTTCCCCCACCAGCATGGTGACGGTGCTTTTACCGTTGGAACCGGTGATGGCTACAATGGGCGCGTTCGCTTCGCGGCAAAACAGCTCGATATCGCCGACAATCTCCACTCCCGCATCGGCGGCGGCGCTCAGCGCAGGATGGGACAAGGGAATGCCGGGGCTGGCCACGATCAAATCAGCCTCCAGCAGCCACTCTTCATTCAGGCTGCCCAGATGGCGCTCCACCCCGTCGCTGAGTTTATCCAATCCGGGAGGGTTAAAACGCGTGTCCATCATCCGCGGCGTGACGCCCCGGCTGATAAAATAATCGACACAGGAAAGGCCGGTTAGTCCTAACCCGATAATGACGACTTTCTTATAGTGATAATCGTTCATGTTTACCTTACCTTCAGCGTCGCCAGTCCAATCAGGACCAGCATCAGCGAAATAATCCAGAAGCGCACGATGACGCGTGGCTCCGGCCAGCCCTTCAATTCATAGTGATGATGGATAGGCGCCATGCGGAATATCCGCTGGCCGCGCAGTTTAAATGACCCCACCTGCAGGATCACCGACATGGTCTCCATCACAAATACCCCGCCCATGATCACCAGCAGGAACTCCTGGCGCAGCAGCACCGCGATGGTGCCCAGGGCTCCCCCCAGGGCCAGGGAACCCACATCCCCCATAAAAACCTGCGCCGGGTAGGTATTGAACCATAGGAAGCCCAATCCGGCCCCCACCACGGCGGTGCATACGATGACCAGCTCCCCGGCAAACCGGATATAGGGTATATGCAGGTAGTTGGCGAAATTCATGTTGCCGGTGGCCCAGGCCACCAGGGCCAGCCCGGCGGCGACAAACACCGTGGGCATAATCGCCAGTCCGTCCAGCCCGTCGGTAAGGTTCACCGCGTTGCTGGTGCCGACGATAACGAAATACGCCAAGACCACATACAGCAGGCCCAGCTGCGGCATGATGTCTTTAAAGAACGGCACCACCAGTTGGGTGGCCGGCGTCCCCTTACCTACCGCGTACATGGTGAACGCCACCGCCAGCGCTATCACCGACTGCCAGAAATATTTCCAGCGGGCGATCAGGCCATTGGTGTCTTTACGCACCACCTTGCGGTAGTCATCGATAAAACCCACCACGCCATTGCCCAAGAGCACAAACAGCACGCACCAGACGTAAGGGTTGGACGGGTAAGCCCACATCAGTACCGATACGGTGATGGAAAACAGGATCATCAGACCGCCCATGGTGGGGGTCCCGCGTTTACTGAAATGGGACTCAGGTCCGTCGCTGCGCACCACCTGCCCGATTTGCAGTTTCTGCAGCCAGGCGATTAAGTGCGGGCCCATCCATAACGAAATAAACAGTGCGGTCAGCAAGCTGACAATGGAGCGAAACGTCAAATACGAAAAGACGTTAAAGCCCGAATAGAATTGGACCAAATGCTCGGCCAGCCAAACTAACATGACACTTTCTCCTGTAACGCACGCACGACCTGCTCCATTGCGGCGCTACGTGAACCTTTTACCAACACGGTAATAACAGCATGCTCGGACAATAACTGCGCCAGACGCGAAGTCAGCGACGCCTGATCCGAAAAATGTTCGCCGCATCCGCTGGACTCGCCGATAAGGCCGCTCAGCTTGCCGACGCTTAATACTTTATCGATGCCCGCGCGGCGCACCGCCTCTCCCACCTGCCGATGGCATTGCGCGGCCTGGTCCCCCAGTTCGGCCATGTCCCCCACCGCCATGACCCGGTAGCCGGGCATCTCTCCCAATACCTGCGCGGCGGCGGTCATGGAGCCGACATTGGCGTTATAGCTGTCATCCAGCAATAACCGGTTATTGCCCAAAGAAATGGGAAACAGCCGCCCCGGCACGGCGGCGAGCTTGGCCAGTCCGGCGCTTATCGCCTCGAGGGGAGCGCCCGCCGAAAGCGCCAGGGCGCTCGCCGCCAGGGCATTGGCTACA
Encoded here:
- a CDS encoding D-alanine--D-alanine ligase, which produces MSEKVAVLLGGTSAERDVSLQSGQAVLAGLQAGGINAHGVDTRDISVLSLKERGFDKVFIALHGRGGEDGTLQGALEFIGLPYTGSGVMACALTMDKLRTKWLWQGRGLPVPPYVALDREGYRQNPSAEAEPLRALGMPVIVKPSNEGSSVGMAKVERPEDLPAALAEAFRYDESVLVEKWLSGPEFSVSILGDRVLPSVRIQPSATFYDYEAKYLSDETRYFCPGGLDDEQEQALTQLALRAWRAAGCGGWGRVDIMADDDGELYLLEVNTSPGMTRHSLVPMAARQSGMDFSSLVMNILALAG
- the ftsQ gene encoding cell division protein FtsQ, which produces MSQAAINIRNRETEDDAGRRSNGGQLAGLLFLLMVLATIVWGGWMVVAWMKDVHRLPLSRLVVTGQRYYTTNDDIRQAILSLGAPGTFMTQDVNVIQQQIERLPWIKQASVRKQWPDELKIHLVEYVPVARWNDLHMLDAGGKVFSAPAERVGHQTMPLLYGPEGGEQDVLTGYREMNEVMAAHKLTLKTVSMSARHSWQLTLADDTRLELGRDDRTRRLQRFIGIYPVLLQQARTDNKRISYVDLRYDAGVAVGWAPAFIDDAKSNSQQSQNQVQAKQ
- the ftsW gene encoding cell division protein FtsW; amino-acid sequence: MRIPGMSHFGGLKDWIMGVREVEAPTNVLYDRTLLWLTLGLACLGFVMVTSASMPIGQRLSDDPFYFAKRDAFYLALSFGLAMVTLRVPMEVWQRYSSAMLLITMVLLLVVLVVGSSVNGASRWIALGPLRIQPAELSKLALFFYLASYLVRKVEEVRSNFWGFCKPMGVMVVLAVLLLAQPDLGTVVVLFVTTLAMLFLAGAKLWQFLAIIGSGIFAVVLLVVAEPYRMRRVTSFWNPWEDPFGSGYQLTQSLMAFGRGEFWGQGLGNSVQKLEYLPEAHTDFIFSILGEELGYFGVVLTLLMVFFVAFRAMSIGRKALEIDQRFSGFLACAIGIWFSFQTLVNVGAAAGMLPTKGLTLPLISYGGSSLLVMSTAIVLLMRIDFETRLTKAQAFARGPR
- the murC gene encoding UDP-N-acetylmuramate--L-alanine ligase; amino-acid sequence: MNTQQLAKLRSIVPEMRRVRQIHFVGIGGAGMGGIAEVLANEGYQISGSDLAPNAVTQQLSELGVKIFFNHRPENISEASVVVVSSAIAADNPEIVAAKEARIPVIRRAEMLAELMRFRHGIAIAGTHGKTTTTAMVASIYAQAGLDPTFVNGGLVKAAGVHARLGCSRYLIAEADESDASFLHLQPMVAIITNIEADHMDTYQGDFEILKQTFISFLHNLPFYGRAVMCVDDPVIRELLPRVGRHITTYGFNEAADVRIADYVQQGAQGSFSVYRQDKPVLSVELNAPGRHNALNAAAAIAVATEEGIDDDSILQALAQFQGTGRRFDFLGTYPLENVNGKQGNVMLVDDYGHHPTEVDATIKAARAGWPDKRLVMVFQPHRYTRTRDLYEDFATVLSGVDVLFMLDVYPAGEAPIPGADSRSLCRTIRGRGKIDPIMVADMDALPDTLALALQDNDLVLMQGAGTVGKIARKLADTHLQPNLATTLEGPHV
- the murD gene encoding UDP-N-acetylmuramoyl-L-alanine--D-glutamate ligase; amino-acid sequence: MNDYHYKKVVIIGLGLTGLSCVDYFISRGVTPRMMDTRFNPPGLDKLSDGVERHLGSLNEEWLLEADLIVASPGIPLSHPALSAAADAGVEIVGDIELFCREANAPIVAITGSNGKSTVTMLVGEMAKQAGRQVGVGGNIGWPALMLLNQPQELYVLELSSFQLETTSSLRAAAATILNVTEDHMNRYPLGMQQYRAAKLRIYENAGACVVNAEDPLTLPVRGRDNRCIAFGAAAGEYRLDGRWLQVRGEHVLDTGEMKLTGRHNHTNALAALALADAVGIPRDACLAALRSFSGLAHRFQLAYENHGVRWINDSKATNVGSTEAALNGLKVDGTLHLLLGGDGKGADFTPLFPLLQGENIRLYCFGRDRDPLADLRPDVAIRTETLEQAMREIAGRIKPGDMVLLSPACASLDQFRSFEHRGDEFTRLAKELG
- the mraY gene encoding phospho-N-acetylmuramoyl-pentapeptide-transferase produces the protein MLVWLAEHLVQFYSGFNVFSYLTFRSIVSLLTALFISLWMGPHLIAWLQKLQIGQVVRSDGPESHFSKRGTPTMGGLMILFSITVSVLMWAYPSNPYVWCVLFVLLGNGVVGFIDDYRKVVRKDTNGLIARWKYFWQSVIALAVAFTMYAVGKGTPATQLVVPFFKDIMPQLGLLYVVLAYFVIVGTSNAVNLTDGLDGLAIMPTVFVAAGLALVAWATGNMNFANYLHIPYIRFAGELVIVCTAVVGAGLGFLWFNTYPAQVFMGDVGSLALGGALGTIAVLLRQEFLLVIMGGVFVMETMSVILQVGSFKLRGQRIFRMAPIHHHYELKGWPEPRVIVRFWIISLMLVLIGLATLKVR